The DNA region GCATTGACCGCTTTTCTCTCGGCGCTAAGGAACCGATTCGATCTCGCCGTCGTTCTGAATACAGTGTCGCATTCTCTGACCAGCGATCTGATCGCGCGCCTTTGCTGTCGCCGCTATATCGTGGGTCCGGCGCATCTGCTTTTCGGCGGAACCAGCCGGAACTTTTTTTATAATCTGACGGCGCCTCAACCCGCTGCGGATCGGCATCAGAGTGAGCGCAATCTCGACATCCTCCGCCACATCGGCGTGACCGGCGGGGATCCGCATGAACGTATATTCATTACCGACGAAGAGCGGGCCGCTGCGCAACGGCAGTGGAGGGCCTGGGGCTGGGACCAGCGCCGGCCGCTGGTGATCGTTCACCCCGGCGCGGGCAAACTGGAAAATCGCTGGCCTGTGGCTTCGTTCGCCGCTCTGGCCGATCGCCTGCAGGAAACGCTGCCCATTCAGCTGGCAGTGAGCTGGGGTCCCGCGGAGGAAGCGCTCGGCCGGGAACTGGTCGCTTCCCTGCATGGCCAGACCTTGATCGCTATAGACAAAGACCTGCGGCGGCTGGCCGCGCTCTACAGCCAGGCCGGATTGTTCATCTGCAACGACACCGGGGTGATGCATCTGGCCGCCAGTGTCTCTACGCCCTTGGCCGCGGTTTTTGGTCCCACGGATCCTACTCAATGGAAGCCCTGGGGTTCCGATTTTTGCGCTGTGCGGGCTGAGGATCATCGCTGCGCATCGGTTTCAGTGGACCCCATGTACGAAACTTGTCTTAAGTTATTATTTAATAAAAAATTAATCAAATAAGCCCGTCGGCGGGTCAAGAAGGGTTTTTACATAAATTGTTGTTGCATATTAGAATTGCATTTGATACTTTTACCCGAAATTTTCAATCCAAAATATTAGAGGAAAACATGCCAAGGAAAAAACGAAAAAACGAAGAAGACATGGAGAAAGAGCCTCTGCATGATGACGAAGAGGATATGGCCTCAGAATCGCTGGAGGAAGATCCGGATAAAGAGGACCTCGAGGAAGTGAGCGAGGAGGATGAGGAGTGGACAGAGGACGAGGCTGATGCCGAGACGGAGGACTGGGAGGACGAGTTCTGGGAAGAGGACGAGGATGAGTGGGAAGAGGATGAGGAATGGGAGGACTCTGAAGAAGATCTGTTTGAAGGCGCCCCGGATTGGGA from bacterium includes:
- a CDS encoding glycosyltransferase family 9 protein, with product MHLWNRFEQTFKHQHLRWLEKWLGLPPLPMEQFDPALVRNILVVRQHDQLGDFLLSTPVFAALHTQFPGRPLTLVARENTAHLMRHDPNVDQVIPFAGNGRDWTLDALTAFLSALRNRFDLAVVLNTVSHSLTSDLIARLCCRRYIVGPAHLLFGGTSRNFFYNLTAPQPAADRHQSERNLDILRHIGVTGGDPHERIFITDEERAAAQRQWRAWGWDQRRPLVIVHPGAGKLENRWPVASFAALADRLQETLPIQLAVSWGPAEEALGRELVASLHGQTLIAIDKDLRRLAALYSQAGLFICNDTGVMHLAASVSTPLAAVFGPTDPTQWKPWGSDFCAVRAEDHRCASVSVDPMYETCLKLLFNKKLIK